A window from Musa acuminata AAA Group cultivar baxijiao chromosome BXJ3-10, Cavendish_Baxijiao_AAA, whole genome shotgun sequence encodes these proteins:
- the LOC135651141 gene encoding uncharacterized protein LOC135651141 isoform X2: protein MYAYMQVSESRTLKALSLASYNCLQLREGNEFSPTVGFFLTTHPAEVVVRKWHHQEERLIKVSEDEEGRYSEAVRRLEFDPHLGPYALDRHGEWKQLSNYITQNIIERIEPIGGDIMIAYESGLIDRVPISVMERRLMEQLKDSKFSNSEAEGSHRRGCYYTSIPHAVKHKGISGEELTAINLDKTKLLEAILMKDYGGEEDSLLGELQFAFVAFMMGQSLEAFLQWKSLISLLLSCTEAPLRTRTQLFSKFIRVLYSQLKHGFHKKQNHGNDSGKGISLFLDDVWFSKDIFLFRLCKDFFPLVLESPVVDGDLLLWTRKLKRLLETALGWDFADVMEVICNEGDEFSPVIVPSEEVN, encoded by the exons ATGTATGCATACATGCAGGTTTCGGAATCTAGAACATTGAAAGCCCTTTCTTTGGCATCTTATAACTGCCTTCAGTTGAG AGAGGGGAATGAATTTTCACCGACAGTTGGCTTCTTCCTTACGACCCATCCTGCTGAG GTAGTTGTGCGCAAGTGGCATCATCAGGAGGAACGGCTGATTAAAGTTTCAGAAGATGAG GAAGGCAGGTACTCTGAAGCAGTGAGACGTCTGGAATTCGATCCCCACCTTGGGCCTTATGCTTTAGACAGGCATGGAGAGTGGAAGCAGCTTTCTAATTACATTACACAGAACATTATTGAGAGAATTG AGCCCATTGGTGGAGATATTATGATAGCCTACGAGTCTGGATTGATCGACAGGGTTCCTATTTCTGTTATGGAGAGACGTCTGATGGAACAGCTAAAGGACAGTAAGTTTTCAAACTCTGAAGCAGAGGGATCTCACAGGCGTGGATGCTATTACACATCAATTCCCCATGCTGTTAAGCATAAGGGCATTTCTGGAGAGGAACTTACAGCAATTAACCTTGACAAA ACAAAATTACTGGAAGCAATCTTGATGAAAGACTATGGAGGCGAAGAAGATTCACTTTTGGGGGAACTACAATTTGCTTTTGTTGCATTTATG ATGGGGCAATCACTTGAAGCCTTTCTACAGTGGAAATCATTAATTAGCCTTCTTTTAAGCTGTACAGAAGCT CCACTTCGGACAAGGACTCAGCTATTCTCCAAG TTTATCAGAGTCCTCTACTCCCAACTCAAGCATGGCTTTCATAAAAAACAAAATCATGGGAATGATTCAGGCAAAGGAATATCCCTTTTCTTGGATGATGTGTGGTTCTCAAAGGACATCTTTTTGTTCCGTTTGTGCAAG GATTTCTTCCCATTGGTGCTGGAGTCCCCAGTTGTTGATGGTGACCTGCTGTTATGG ACGAGAAAACTAAAGAGACTGCTGGAGACTGCACTTGGGTGGGATTTTGCAGATGTGATGGAAGTTATCTGCAACGAAGGGGATGAG TTCTCTCCAGTAATTGTACCTTCTGAAGAAGTGAATTAA
- the LOC135650437 gene encoding uncharacterized protein LOC135650437, producing the protein MARLLARLRFVRFPLSHRPEFSPGLASVHRGGRTSAGHLNPILQVSRSYARERTHYNLFGNRRPGDEEFRKAWAEEMDEDDCLWTASEDDEEDNEKDSRNLERAIKKIRKQAKENSDLIDGDESDELRSLCSESDEEVALWSGSEDDDDDDIPTESHSNERSDKHIDKLFEFEETPKYRTISELLKAEKEPPELSPGKQARKLAVENALKKLKKGPDGRYINVWEVMSDIDILIGAFENIVSGPEYAELREGGPKKLNMQFFKDIQARMRDPNFKFSPELKLKPKSKFVPRKKWQKAQARRRKNERR; encoded by the exons ATGGCGCGGCTGTTGGCTCGTCTACGTTTCGTTCGATTTCCATTGTCGCATAG GCCTGAATTTTCGCCCGGTCTAGCAAGCGTGCACCGTGGCGGAAGAACCAGTGCAGGACATCTTAATCCTATCCTACAAG TATCACGATCCTACGCTCGTGAGCGAACACATTATAACTTGTTCGGTAATAGAAGGCCTGGCGATGAAGAATTCAGAAAAGCTTGGGCAGAAGAGATGGATGAGGATGACTGTTTATGGACTGCGAGCGAGGATGATGAAGAAGATAATGAGAAGGACAGCAGAAATTTGGAAAGGGCAATTAAGAAGATAAGGAAGCAGGCAAAGGAGAACTCCGACCTCATCGATGGTGATGAGAGCGATGAGCTGAGAAGTTTGTGTTCGGAAAGTGACGAAGAGGTTGCCCTGTGGAGTGGCAGTGAggatgacgacgatgatgataTTCCTACTGAGTCACACTCGAATGAACGTAGTGATAAACACATAGACAAATTGTTTGAGTTTGAGGAGACACCCAAGTACAGGACCATTTCGGAGCTGTTGAAAGCCGAAAAGGAACCCCCAGAGTTGTCCCCAGGAAAGCAAGCGAGAAAGCTTGCTGTGGAAAATGCACTGAAGAAGTTAAAGAAAGGGCCAGACGGGCGGTACATAAATGTCTGGGAGGTGATGAGTGATATCGATATCCTGATTGGAGCTTTCGAAAACATCGTTTCAGGGCCAGAGTATGCAGAGCTTCGAGAAGGCGGGCCTAAGAAGCTAAATATGCAATTCTTCAAGGATATACAAGCGCGCATGAGAGATCCAAATTTCAAATTTTCGCCCGAGTTGAAACTAAAGCCAAAAAGCAAATTTGTCCCTCGAAAGAAGTGGCAAAAAGCTCAAGCGAGGAGGAGGAAAAACGAAAGGCGTTAA
- the LOC135651078 gene encoding beta-glucuronosyltransferase GlcAT14A-like isoform X1 — MAGGRWLFPLVSVSFVAVLLVLSAISGFIASSAFFAGQPDAADVHRGAAHPPAFAYYISGGRGDAARMIRLLLAVYHPRNRYLLHISADAPNSERADLAIRVRLSMPAVRAFENVDVVGKASAMTPMGSSELAARLHAASVLLRLDGSWDWFVTLNAADYPLVTQDDMIHVFSSVPRDFNFVDHTSDLGWKEYQRVQPIIVDAGIYLANRKQFFQASQKRDTPESFKFFTGSPWVILSRSFIEYSVLGWDNLPRTLLLYFTNVILSQEGYFHSVMCNSPDFQNTTINSNLRYMVWDNPPKMEPHFLNMTEFDRMMESGMPFARQFHQDDPVLNKIDDKVLGRRHHQAVPGAWCSGRKRWWTDPCSHWSNANIMRPGPQAEKFGRVMKDLLDKWKSDSRSCKSHENATISS; from the exons ATGGCGGGCGGGAGATGGCTCTTCCCCCTCGTCTCCGTCTCCTTCGTCGCAGTCCTCCTCGTCCTCTCCGCCATCTCCGGCTTCATCGCCTCCTCAGCCTTCTTCGCTGGCCAGCCGGACGCCGCCGATGTTCACCGCGGCGCAGCCCACCCGCCGGCCTTCGCGTACTACATATCCGGCGGTCGCGGCGACGCCGCTCGGATGATCCGCCTCCTCCTCGCCGTGTACCACCCCAGGAACCGCTACCTTCTCCACATTTCTGCCGATGCCCCTAACTCGGAGCGCGCGGATCTGGCGATCCGGGTCCGGCTCTCGATGCCCGCCGTGAGAGCGTTCGAGAACGTGGACGTGGTGGGCAAGGCCAGCGCCATGACCCCGATGGGGTCGTCCGAGCTGGCTGCGAGGTTGCATGCTGCGTCGGTGCTCCTCCGCCTCGATGGTAGCTGGGATTGGTTTGTGACCTTGAATGCAGCGGATTATCCGCTGGTCACGCAAGACG ATATGATTCATGTTTTCTCGTCTGTGCCTAGGGACTTTAACTTTGTGGATCATACCAGTGACCTTGGATGGAAAGA ATATCAAAGGGTGCAGCCTATTATAGTCGATGCAGGCATCTATTTGGCAAATAGGAAACAATTCTTCCAAGCTTCACAGAAGCGGGACACTCCTGAGTCCTTCAAATTCTTCACAG GTTCGCCATGGGTTATTCTGAGCAGATCTTTCATAGAATACAGTGTTTTAGGTTGGGACAATCTTCCTCGAACATTACTTTTGTACTTCACGAATGTAATACTGTCCCAGGAAGGCTATTTCCATTCAGTCATGTGCAATTCCCCTGATTTCCAGAACACAACCATAAACAGCAACCTGAGGTACATGGTGTGGGATAATCCTCCAAAGATGGAGCCTCATTTCCTGAACATGACAGAATTTGACAGGATGATGGAAAGTGGAATGCCTTTTGCAAGGCAGTTCCATCAGGATGACCCAGTGCTCAACAAAATCGATGACAAGGTACTCGGACGTCGGCACCATCAGGCTGTTCCTGGTGCTTGGTGCTCCGGGCGCAAGAGATGGTGGACAGATCCATGTTCCCATTGGAGCAATGCCAACATCATGAGACCTGGTCCACAAGCTGAGAAGTTTGGTCGGGTGATGAAGGATCTTTTAGACAAATGGAAGTCTGATTCAAGGTCATGCAAAAGCCACGAGAATGCCACGATTAGTTCCTAG
- the LOC135651078 gene encoding beta-glucuronosyltransferase GlcAT14A-like isoform X2: MAGGRWLFPLVSVSFVAVLLVLSAISGFIASSAFFAGQPDAADVHRGAAHPPAFAYYISGGRGDAARMIRLLLAVYHPRNRYLLHISADAPNSERADLAIRVRLSMPAVRAFENVDVVGKASAMTPMGSSELAARLHAASVLLRLDGSWDWFVTLNAADYPLVTQDGTLTLWIIPVTLDGKSGYQRVQPIIVDAGIYLANRKQFFQASQKRDTPESFKFFTGSPWVILSRSFIEYSVLGWDNLPRTLLLYFTNVILSQEGYFHSVMCNSPDFQNTTINSNLRYMVWDNPPKMEPHFLNMTEFDRMMESGMPFARQFHQDDPVLNKIDDKVLGRRHHQAVPGAWCSGRKRWWTDPCSHWSNANIMRPGPQAEKFGRVMKDLLDKWKSDSRSCKSHENATISS, translated from the exons ATGGCGGGCGGGAGATGGCTCTTCCCCCTCGTCTCCGTCTCCTTCGTCGCAGTCCTCCTCGTCCTCTCCGCCATCTCCGGCTTCATCGCCTCCTCAGCCTTCTTCGCTGGCCAGCCGGACGCCGCCGATGTTCACCGCGGCGCAGCCCACCCGCCGGCCTTCGCGTACTACATATCCGGCGGTCGCGGCGACGCCGCTCGGATGATCCGCCTCCTCCTCGCCGTGTACCACCCCAGGAACCGCTACCTTCTCCACATTTCTGCCGATGCCCCTAACTCGGAGCGCGCGGATCTGGCGATCCGGGTCCGGCTCTCGATGCCCGCCGTGAGAGCGTTCGAGAACGTGGACGTGGTGGGCAAGGCCAGCGCCATGACCCCGATGGGGTCGTCCGAGCTGGCTGCGAGGTTGCATGCTGCGTCGGTGCTCCTCCGCCTCGATGGTAGCTGGGATTGGTTTGTGACCTTGAATGCAGCGGATTATCCGCTGGTCACGCAAGACG GGACTTTAACTTTGTGGATCATACCAGTGACCTTGGATGGAAAGAGTGG ATATCAAAGGGTGCAGCCTATTATAGTCGATGCAGGCATCTATTTGGCAAATAGGAAACAATTCTTCCAAGCTTCACAGAAGCGGGACACTCCTGAGTCCTTCAAATTCTTCACAG GTTCGCCATGGGTTATTCTGAGCAGATCTTTCATAGAATACAGTGTTTTAGGTTGGGACAATCTTCCTCGAACATTACTTTTGTACTTCACGAATGTAATACTGTCCCAGGAAGGCTATTTCCATTCAGTCATGTGCAATTCCCCTGATTTCCAGAACACAACCATAAACAGCAACCTGAGGTACATGGTGTGGGATAATCCTCCAAAGATGGAGCCTCATTTCCTGAACATGACAGAATTTGACAGGATGATGGAAAGTGGAATGCCTTTTGCAAGGCAGTTCCATCAGGATGACCCAGTGCTCAACAAAATCGATGACAAGGTACTCGGACGTCGGCACCATCAGGCTGTTCCTGGTGCTTGGTGCTCCGGGCGCAAGAGATGGTGGACAGATCCATGTTCCCATTGGAGCAATGCCAACATCATGAGACCTGGTCCACAAGCTGAGAAGTTTGGTCGGGTGATGAAGGATCTTTTAGACAAATGGAAGTCTGATTCAAGGTCATGCAAAAGCCACGAGAATGCCACGATTAGTTCCTAG